One window of the Natrinema sp. CBA1119 genome contains the following:
- the gyrB gene encoding DNA topoisomerase (ATP-hydrolyzing) subunit B yields MSQESEYGAGQIQVLEGLEAVRKRPAMYIGSTDSRGLHHLVYEVVDNSIDEALAGHCDDITVSIHEDGSVSVADDGRGIPVDTHEEYDRPALEVILTVLHAGGKFDNKSYQVSGGLHGVGVSVVNALSQRLEAEVKRDGGVFRHAFEGGEPVGDMERVRDMEPDEETGTQIQFWPDTDIFETGEISFSTLSNRLRELAFLNSGVRITLRDEREDDDQGEPVSETYEYDGGIREFVEYLNETRSAMHDDIIYFEDEDQNIQIEVAMQATQELQGSIHAFANNINTREGGTHLTGFKTALTRTVNDYANENDLLSDLEENLTGEDIREGLTAVISIKHPDPQFEGQTKTKLGNSEVRGIVESAMHEGLGTYFEEHPDTAQAIVMKAVEAAKARMAAQKAEELTRRKSALDSTSLPGKLADCQTKDPDEAELFIAEGDSAGGSAKQARNPDFQAILPIKGKILNVEKHRLDRILENDEIRNMITAIGAGIGDEFDVENIRYKKIIMATDADVDGAHIRTLLLTFFYRHMRPLLEGGYVYATQPPLYRIRYRGETYDAMTEAERDEIVAEKCDGNPSQVQRFKGLGEMNPEQLWETTMNPDNRILKQITIEDAAAADKMFSVLMGDAVEPRKQFIKDHAPEAEWIDI; encoded by the coding sequence ATGTCCCAGGAAAGCGAGTACGGCGCCGGACAGATTCAGGTCCTCGAGGGCCTGGAGGCTGTGCGAAAGCGACCGGCGATGTACATCGGCTCTACCGATTCTCGAGGCCTCCACCATCTCGTCTACGAAGTGGTGGACAACTCGATCGACGAGGCACTGGCCGGCCACTGCGACGACATCACCGTCTCCATCCACGAGGACGGCTCGGTGAGCGTCGCCGACGACGGCCGCGGCATCCCCGTCGACACACACGAGGAGTACGACCGCCCCGCACTCGAGGTCATTCTGACCGTCCTCCATGCCGGCGGCAAGTTCGACAACAAGTCCTATCAGGTCTCCGGCGGCCTCCACGGGGTCGGCGTGAGCGTCGTCAACGCCCTCTCCCAACGCCTCGAGGCCGAGGTCAAGCGCGACGGCGGCGTCTTCCGCCACGCCTTCGAAGGCGGCGAACCCGTCGGCGACATGGAGCGCGTCCGCGACATGGAGCCCGACGAGGAGACGGGCACGCAGATCCAGTTCTGGCCCGACACGGACATCTTCGAGACGGGCGAGATCTCGTTCTCGACGCTCTCGAACCGGCTTCGGGAACTGGCCTTCCTCAACTCGGGCGTCCGCATCACGCTCCGCGACGAGCGCGAGGACGATGACCAGGGCGAACCCGTTTCCGAGACCTACGAGTACGACGGCGGCATCCGCGAGTTCGTCGAGTATCTGAACGAGACGCGCTCGGCGATGCACGACGACATCATCTACTTCGAAGACGAGGACCAGAACATCCAGATCGAAGTGGCGATGCAGGCCACCCAGGAACTACAGGGGTCGATCCACGCCTTCGCGAACAACATCAACACCCGCGAGGGCGGAACCCACCTTACCGGGTTCAAGACCGCGCTCACGCGGACGGTCAACGACTACGCCAACGAGAACGACCTGCTCTCCGATCTCGAGGAGAACCTCACTGGCGAGGACATCCGGGAGGGACTCACCGCGGTTATTTCGATCAAACACCCCGATCCCCAGTTCGAGGGCCAGACGAAGACGAAACTCGGCAACAGCGAAGTTCGCGGGATCGTCGAGAGCGCCATGCACGAGGGGCTCGGCACCTACTTCGAGGAACATCCCGACACCGCCCAGGCGATCGTGATGAAGGCCGTCGAGGCAGCCAAGGCCCGGATGGCCGCCCAGAAGGCCGAGGAACTGACGCGCCGGAAGTCGGCGCTCGATTCGACCTCCCTCCCCGGCAAACTGGCCGACTGTCAGACCAAAGATCCGGACGAAGCGGAACTGTTCATCGCGGAGGGTGACTCCGCGGGCGGCAGCGCAAAGCAGGCCCGAAATCCAGATTTCCAGGCCATCCTCCCCATCAAGGGGAAGATTCTCAACGTCGAAAAACACCGTCTGGACCGGATCCTCGAGAACGACGAGATCCGGAACATGATCACCGCGATCGGCGCGGGGATCGGCGACGAGTTCGACGTCGAGAACATCCGCTACAAGAAGATCATCATGGCGACGGACGCCGACGTCGACGGCGCGCACATCCGGACGCTGCTGTTGACGTTCTTCTACCGGCACATGCGCCCGCTGCTCGAGGGCGGCTACGTCTACGCGACTCAGCCCCCGCTGTACCGCATTCGGTACCGCGGCGAGACCTACGACGCGATGACGGAGGCCGAACGCGACGAGATCGTCGCGGAGAAGTGCGACGGCAACCCCTCGCAGGTCCAGCGGTTCAAGGGCCTCGGCGAGATGAACCCCGAACAGCTCTGGGAGACGACGATGAATCCCGACAACCGCATCCTCAAACAGATCACGATCGAGGATGCCGCCGCGGCGGACAAGATGTTCTCCGTCCTGATGGGCGACGCCGTCGAACCCCGCAAGCAGTTCATCAAGGATCACGCGCCGGAAGCGGAATGGATCGACATATAG
- the psmB gene encoding archaeal proteasome endopeptidase complex subunit beta yields MNNWNQPSTPQGNGDPSPYEPELGSLPDGNRGDDHGDTVNKTGTTTIGITTDDGVVIATDMRASLGGRFVSNKDVQKVEKIHPTGALTLVGSVGGAQSFIRTLRAEVNLYESRRGEPMPIEALATLAGNFARGGPFRAINPILGGVDSEGSHVYSIDPAGGVMADDYTVTGSGMQLAYGLLENEYADDLSLDEAGTVAARAIKSAVERDTGSGNGVFLAEVTDEGVDIQGHNDFDAVI; encoded by the coding sequence ATGAATAACTGGAACCAACCGTCGACGCCGCAGGGGAACGGCGATCCGTCGCCGTACGAACCCGAACTGGGTTCGCTTCCCGACGGCAATCGGGGAGACGACCACGGCGATACCGTCAACAAGACCGGGACGACGACCATCGGTATCACAACCGACGACGGCGTCGTCATCGCGACGGACATGCGCGCCAGCCTCGGCGGGCGGTTCGTCTCGAACAAGGACGTCCAGAAGGTCGAGAAGATCCACCCCACCGGCGCGCTGACGCTGGTCGGGTCGGTCGGTGGCGCACAGTCGTTCATCCGAACGCTGCGCGCCGAGGTCAACCTCTACGAATCCCGCCGCGGCGAGCCGATGCCGATCGAAGCACTGGCAACGCTCGCGGGCAACTTCGCCCGCGGCGGCCCGTTCCGAGCGATCAACCCCATCCTCGGCGGCGTCGATAGCGAGGGCAGTCACGTCTACAGCATCGACCCCGCAGGCGGCGTGATGGCCGACGACTACACGGTCACCGGCAGCGGGATGCAACTGGCCTACGGCCTCCTCGAGAACGAGTATGCCGACGACCTCTCGCTCGACGAGGCAGGGACGGTCGCTGCTCGAGCCATCAAGAGCGCCGTCGAGCGCGACACCGGCTCCGGCAACGGCGTCTTCCTCGCCGAGGTCACGGACGAGGGCGTCGACATCCAGGGCCACAACGACTTCGACGCGGTCATCTAG
- the psmA gene encoding archaeal proteasome endopeptidase complex subunit alpha, which produces MQGQSNQQAYDRGITIFSPDGRLYQVEYAREAVKRGTASVGLRTPDGVVLAANRQVSSPLMERESVEKIHKADDHIGVASAGHVADARQLVDLARRRAQGEQLRYGQQIGVETLTRAVTDHIQEYTQTGGARPFGVALLVGGIDAGEPKLFETDPSGTDYEWKAAAIGGDRDTIQGYLEEHYREDLDVDGGIELAVSALSEPEDGVVNAEDVDVATITTEDESFHSVETDHLESIIAEIDHPEEEESDE; this is translated from the coding sequence ATGCAAGGACAATCCAATCAGCAGGCGTACGATCGGGGGATCACCATCTTCTCCCCGGACGGACGTCTCTACCAGGTCGAGTACGCCCGCGAGGCCGTCAAACGCGGAACCGCGAGCGTCGGTCTCCGCACGCCCGACGGCGTGGTCCTCGCCGCGAATCGACAGGTCAGCTCGCCGCTCATGGAGCGCGAGAGCGTCGAAAAGATCCACAAAGCCGACGATCACATCGGTGTCGCGAGCGCCGGCCACGTCGCCGACGCGCGCCAACTCGTCGATCTCGCACGTCGCCGTGCACAGGGCGAACAGCTCCGCTACGGGCAGCAGATCGGCGTCGAGACGCTGACGCGAGCGGTCACCGACCACATTCAGGAGTACACCCAGACGGGCGGTGCTCGCCCGTTCGGCGTCGCGCTCCTCGTCGGCGGAATCGACGCCGGCGAGCCGAAACTGTTCGAGACTGACCCCTCGGGGACGGACTACGAGTGGAAGGCGGCGGCCATCGGCGGCGATCGCGATACCATTCAGGGCTACCTCGAGGAGCACTACCGCGAGGATCTCGACGTCGACGGCGGCATCGAACTCGCCGTGAGCGCGCTCAGCGAACCCGAAGACGGGGTCGTCAACGCCGAAGACGTTGACGTCGCGACGATCACGACCGAGGACGAGTCGTTCCACTCGGTCGAAACCGACCACCTCGAGTCGATCATCGCGGAGATTGACCACCCGGAGGAGGAGGAGAGCGATGAATAA